A portion of the Oncorhynchus gorbuscha isolate QuinsamMale2020 ecotype Even-year linkage group LG19, OgorEven_v1.0, whole genome shotgun sequence genome contains these proteins:
- the kiaa0753 gene encoding protein moonraker isoform X3 — MAANFLKESPMTLGQSKSWVTLGTNRSSRLSQNQLLFNAAMPANAYNRATQVGPPAPIVIEKLMPWVEKRDDLDSTCSSLCFSALSEERLLAAVRLAKRDLKKRRQESLNSSPVRPQPEETTPIKNNVEQQKGVVPKGMSKTAGPKEDVIQSGAKVLVYTPQKYVSIPPGPDHGRSPPTKDPGPRQTASKEPHTALIQEVRRLQRELANFIQRIDQLANRGRMVVEPLEPDEQRRVVVRRQEQAARSARIIYVLQQQVKEIQEDLDKLRSQKIQHTNKSRAMDRLAAAHRGAVRAMQVFTNQLSDTSEGRMPSYYKELGQLIRQLSLCSAKVEVGQGSAVPETALDILLKLETLDTALSKQESHAQRRQARVRSSSPARHRRSPHRSTSPPRPPRGSATRGLRGPRRAAGPKKSYPADRRAAPRHQQPPGATEPPPHLHRSQMLSAGLESLVHLREFREGGGQVPNSQGGPLHPDRTKGAHVRDAGFQQPTVASRLRVCQQPQKEASVPWIPTSPHSPKQQQQRSPQKRPEPRCLFSPLKPSSGPSEQQLAGVVAAEQDQGLTSDRQRQAHNEAIRQAWLDRMTMQRLRDLNQLSKDEAERIQRLRSEVGSPTQWAERAEQEARGRLQPLLNQALQMGAAASQTRDRKATSSLRHQLSEQAADRADESAEVLSEALLEELLADAARAAWAVETDRRTEGLAQLQLQAPTLESMLLRMEEMEKDQEAVRRRFATLTYSDPYYWNRRDTTGPQSSVPISRPVSPQPVRITRPALRHTTTADIVLESPVETGHSVLFEGSNREEVSPGQPGGSSTSPRERWGDGTRISVTASMQRNIQQYRQDHEAYLRLVAHEAVGSFNPWAIADSLSEELMSEALADVAAEFQDVCEEYAEAVFTSEFLQPITSPPPSVPPLDIQ, encoded by the exons atggctgcaaactttctgaAGGAGTCTCCGATGACCTTAGGACAATCAAAAAGCTGGGTCACATTAGGTACAAATCGTAGCTCTCGACTTTCTCAGAATCAG TTACTTTTCAATGCAGCCATGCCTGCCAACGCCTATAACCGTGCTACCCAAGTTGGCCCACCTGCACCCATTGTGATTGAGAAGCTGATGCCCTGGGTAGAGAAGCGGGATGACCTGGATAGCACCTGcagctctctgtgtttctctgctcTGTCTGAGGAGCGTCTGCTGGCTGCAGTCAGGCTGGCCAAGAGAGATCTGAAGAAGAGACGACAGGAGTCATTGAACAGCTCCCCCGTCAGACCACAGCCAGAGGAGACCACTCCCATCAAGAACAATGTGGAGCAG CAGAAGGGGGTTGTTCCTAAGGGGATGTCCAAGACCGCCGGCCCCAAAGAAGATGTGATTCAGTCTGGAGCCAAGGTGCTTGTTTACACCCCCCAGAAGTACGTCTCTATACCCCCTGGGCCTGATCATGGCCGGTCACCCCCAACCAAAGACCCAGGCCCAAGGCAAACAGCCAGCAAGGAGCCCCACACAGCCCTCATCCAGGAGGTCCGCAGGCTGCAGAGAGAGCTGGCCAACTTCATCCAGAGAATAGATCAGCTGGCTAACAGAG GGCGAATGGTTGTAGAGCCCTTGGAGCCTGATGAGCAGCGCAGGGTGGTGGTCCGCAGACAGGAACAGGCAGCCCGCTCTGCACGCATCATCTATGTGCTACAACAACAGGTGAAAGAGATCCAAGAGGATTTAGACAAATTGCGCTCCCAGAAGATTCAGCACACAAACAAA TCCAGAGCGATGGACAGGTTGGCTGCTGCCCACAGAGGGGCGGTCAGGGCCATGCAGGTGTTCACTAATCAGCTGTCTGACACGTCTGAGGGCAGGATGCCCTCCTATTATAAAGAGCTGGGCCAGCTGATCCGCCAGCTGTCTCTGTGCTCGGCCAAGGTGGAGGTGGGCCAGGGATCAGCCGTTCCAGAGACTGCCCTAGACATCCTGCTGAAACTAGAG aCCCTGGATACTGCTCTAAGCAAACAGGAGAGTCACGCACAGAGGAGGCAGGCCCGAGTACGCAGCTCCTCCCCTGCACGCCACCGCAGGTCTCCACATCGCAGCACGTCTCCTCCCCGTCCACCCAGGGGCTCTGCCACCAGGGGTCTCAGAGGACCTCGTAGAGCGGCAGGTCCCAAGAAGTCCTACCCTG CAGATAGGAGAGCGGCCCCTCGTCATCAGCAGCCCCCCGGAGCCACAGAGCCTCCTCCACACCTGCATCGCAGCCAGATGCTCAGTGCTGGCCTGGAGAGTTTGGTCCATCTCAGAGAATTCAGGGAAGGAGGGGGGCAGGTCCCCAACAGTCAAGGAGGACCACTGCACCCCGACAGGACAAAG GGAGCCCATGTGAGGGATGCAGGTTTCCAGCAGCCCACAGTGGCTTCCAGGCTGAGAGTGTGTCAGCAGCCACAGAAGGAGGCCTCTGTGCCCTGGATACCCACGTCACCTCACTctcctaaacaacaacaacagcg CTCCCCTCAGAAGAGGCCAGAGCCTCGATGTCTCTTCTCCCCCCTGAAGCCCTCCTCAGGACCCTCAGAGCAGCAACTAGCTGGTGTGGTGGCAGCGGAGCAGGACCAGGGTCTGACCTCTGATAGACAGAGACAAGCCCACAACGAAGCCATCAG GCAGGCCTGGCTGGACAGGATGACCATGCAGAGACTGAGGGACCTAAATCAGCTGAGTAAAGATGAAGCAGAACGCATCCAGAGACTCCG gtctgaGGTGGGCTCTCCAACCCAGTGGGCTGAGAGAGCTGAGCAGGAGGCCCGAGGGAGACTTCAGCCTCTGTTGAACCAAGCCCTG CAGATGGGAGCTGCTGCATCTCAGACCCGGGACAGAAAGGCCACATCGTCACTAAGGCATCAACTGTCTGAACAGGCTGCAGACAGA gcTGATGAGAGCGCTGAGGTGCTGAGTGAGGCCCTGCTAGAGGAGCTGCTGGCCGATGCAGCGCGGGCCGCCTGGgcggtggagacagacagacggacggagggtttggcccagctcCAGCTCCAAGCCCCCACCCTGGAGAGCATGCTGCTAcgcatggaggagatggag AAAGACCAGGAAGCTGTGAGGAGGCGTTTTGCTACCCTCACATACTCAGACCCTTACTACTGGAACAGAAGGGACACTACTG GGCCCCAGAGTTCTGTTCCAATCTCCAGGCCAGTCTCTCCTCAGCCCGTTAGGATCACCAGGCCAGCACTGAGACACACCACCACAGCTGACATTGTCCTGGAGAGCCCTGTGGAGACCGG ccacAGTGTCCTGTTTGAGGGCAGCAATAGGGAGGAGGTCTCCCCAGGTCAACCTGGCGGCAGCAGCACCTCCCcaagggagaggtggggagacgGGACGCGAATCTCTGTGACAGCCAGCATGCAAAGGAATATCCAGCAATACAGACAGGACCACGAGGCCTACCTCCGCCTGGTAGCCCACGAAGCTGTGGGCAGCTTCAACCCCTGGGCCATTGCAGACAG TCTGTCGGAGGAGCTTATGTCCGAGGCCCTGGCTGACGTTGCAGCAGAGTTCCAGGACGTCTGTGAGGAGTACGCAGAGGCTGTCTTCACCTCCGAGTTCCTTCAGCCAATCACGTCACCTCCTCCTTCAGTTCCACCGTTAGACATCCAATAG
- the kiaa0753 gene encoding protein moonraker isoform X2, producing the protein MAANFLKESPMTLGQSKSWVTLGTNRSSRLSQNQLLFNAAMPANAYNRATQVGPPAPIVIEKLMPWVEKRDDLDSTCSSLCFSALSEERLLAAVRLAKRDLKKRRQESLNSSPVRPQPEETTPIKNNVEQQKGVVPKGMSKTAGPKEDVIQSGAKVLVYTPQKYVSIPPGPDHGRSPPTKDPGPRQTASKEPHTALIQEVRRLQRELANFIQRIDQLANRGRMVVEPLEPDEQRRVVVRRQEQAARSARIIYVLQQQVKEIQEDLDKLRSQKIQHTNKSRAMDRLAAAHRGAVRAMQVFTNQLSDTSEGRMPSYYKELGQLIRQLSLCSAKVEVGQGSAVPETALDILLKLETLDTALSKQESHAQRRQARVRSSSPARHRRSPHRSTSPPRPPRGSATRGLRGPRRAAGPKKSYPDRRAAPRHQQPPGATEPPPHLHRSQMLSAGLESLVHLREFREGGGQVPNSQGGPLHPDRTKQGAHVRDAGFQQPTVASRLRVCQQPQKEASVPWIPTSPHSPKQQQQRSPQKRPEPRCLFSPLKPSSGPSEQQLAGVVAAEQDQGLTSDRQRQAHNEAIRQAWLDRMTMQRLRDLNQLSKDEAERIQRLRSEVGSPTQWAERAEQEARGRLQPLLNQALQMGAAASQTRDRKATSSLRHQLSEQAADRADESAEVLSEALLEELLADAARAAWAVETDRRTEGLAQLQLQAPTLESMLLRMEEMEKDQEAVRRRFATLTYSDPYYWNRRDTTGPQSSVPISRPVSPQPVRITRPALRHTTTADIVLESPVETGHSVLFEGSNREEVSPGQPGGSSTSPRERWGDGTRISVTASMQRNIQQYRQDHEAYLRLVAHEAVGSFNPWAIADSLSEELMSEALADVAAEFQDVCEEYAEAVFTSEFLQPITSPPPSVPPLDIQ; encoded by the exons atggctgcaaactttctgaAGGAGTCTCCGATGACCTTAGGACAATCAAAAAGCTGGGTCACATTAGGTACAAATCGTAGCTCTCGACTTTCTCAGAATCAG TTACTTTTCAATGCAGCCATGCCTGCCAACGCCTATAACCGTGCTACCCAAGTTGGCCCACCTGCACCCATTGTGATTGAGAAGCTGATGCCCTGGGTAGAGAAGCGGGATGACCTGGATAGCACCTGcagctctctgtgtttctctgctcTGTCTGAGGAGCGTCTGCTGGCTGCAGTCAGGCTGGCCAAGAGAGATCTGAAGAAGAGACGACAGGAGTCATTGAACAGCTCCCCCGTCAGACCACAGCCAGAGGAGACCACTCCCATCAAGAACAATGTGGAGCAG CAGAAGGGGGTTGTTCCTAAGGGGATGTCCAAGACCGCCGGCCCCAAAGAAGATGTGATTCAGTCTGGAGCCAAGGTGCTTGTTTACACCCCCCAGAAGTACGTCTCTATACCCCCTGGGCCTGATCATGGCCGGTCACCCCCAACCAAAGACCCAGGCCCAAGGCAAACAGCCAGCAAGGAGCCCCACACAGCCCTCATCCAGGAGGTCCGCAGGCTGCAGAGAGAGCTGGCCAACTTCATCCAGAGAATAGATCAGCTGGCTAACAGAG GGCGAATGGTTGTAGAGCCCTTGGAGCCTGATGAGCAGCGCAGGGTGGTGGTCCGCAGACAGGAACAGGCAGCCCGCTCTGCACGCATCATCTATGTGCTACAACAACAGGTGAAAGAGATCCAAGAGGATTTAGACAAATTGCGCTCCCAGAAGATTCAGCACACAAACAAA TCCAGAGCGATGGACAGGTTGGCTGCTGCCCACAGAGGGGCGGTCAGGGCCATGCAGGTGTTCACTAATCAGCTGTCTGACACGTCTGAGGGCAGGATGCCCTCCTATTATAAAGAGCTGGGCCAGCTGATCCGCCAGCTGTCTCTGTGCTCGGCCAAGGTGGAGGTGGGCCAGGGATCAGCCGTTCCAGAGACTGCCCTAGACATCCTGCTGAAACTAGAG aCCCTGGATACTGCTCTAAGCAAACAGGAGAGTCACGCACAGAGGAGGCAGGCCCGAGTACGCAGCTCCTCCCCTGCACGCCACCGCAGGTCTCCACATCGCAGCACGTCTCCTCCCCGTCCACCCAGGGGCTCTGCCACCAGGGGTCTCAGAGGACCTCGTAGAGCGGCAGGTCCCAAGAAGTCCTACCCTG ATAGGAGAGCGGCCCCTCGTCATCAGCAGCCCCCCGGAGCCACAGAGCCTCCTCCACACCTGCATCGCAGCCAGATGCTCAGTGCTGGCCTGGAGAGTTTGGTCCATCTCAGAGAATTCAGGGAAGGAGGGGGGCAGGTCCCCAACAGTCAAGGAGGACCACTGCACCCCGACAGGACAAAG CAGGGAGCCCATGTGAGGGATGCAGGTTTCCAGCAGCCCACAGTGGCTTCCAGGCTGAGAGTGTGTCAGCAGCCACAGAAGGAGGCCTCTGTGCCCTGGATACCCACGTCACCTCACTctcctaaacaacaacaacagcg CTCCCCTCAGAAGAGGCCAGAGCCTCGATGTCTCTTCTCCCCCCTGAAGCCCTCCTCAGGACCCTCAGAGCAGCAACTAGCTGGTGTGGTGGCAGCGGAGCAGGACCAGGGTCTGACCTCTGATAGACAGAGACAAGCCCACAACGAAGCCATCAG GCAGGCCTGGCTGGACAGGATGACCATGCAGAGACTGAGGGACCTAAATCAGCTGAGTAAAGATGAAGCAGAACGCATCCAGAGACTCCG gtctgaGGTGGGCTCTCCAACCCAGTGGGCTGAGAGAGCTGAGCAGGAGGCCCGAGGGAGACTTCAGCCTCTGTTGAACCAAGCCCTG CAGATGGGAGCTGCTGCATCTCAGACCCGGGACAGAAAGGCCACATCGTCACTAAGGCATCAACTGTCTGAACAGGCTGCAGACAGA gcTGATGAGAGCGCTGAGGTGCTGAGTGAGGCCCTGCTAGAGGAGCTGCTGGCCGATGCAGCGCGGGCCGCCTGGgcggtggagacagacagacggacggagggtttggcccagctcCAGCTCCAAGCCCCCACCCTGGAGAGCATGCTGCTAcgcatggaggagatggag AAAGACCAGGAAGCTGTGAGGAGGCGTTTTGCTACCCTCACATACTCAGACCCTTACTACTGGAACAGAAGGGACACTACTG GGCCCCAGAGTTCTGTTCCAATCTCCAGGCCAGTCTCTCCTCAGCCCGTTAGGATCACCAGGCCAGCACTGAGACACACCACCACAGCTGACATTGTCCTGGAGAGCCCTGTGGAGACCGG ccacAGTGTCCTGTTTGAGGGCAGCAATAGGGAGGAGGTCTCCCCAGGTCAACCTGGCGGCAGCAGCACCTCCCcaagggagaggtggggagacgGGACGCGAATCTCTGTGACAGCCAGCATGCAAAGGAATATCCAGCAATACAGACAGGACCACGAGGCCTACCTCCGCCTGGTAGCCCACGAAGCTGTGGGCAGCTTCAACCCCTGGGCCATTGCAGACAG TCTGTCGGAGGAGCTTATGTCCGAGGCCCTGGCTGACGTTGCAGCAGAGTTCCAGGACGTCTGTGAGGAGTACGCAGAGGCTGTCTTCACCTCCGAGTTCCTTCAGCCAATCACGTCACCTCCTCCTTCAGTTCCACCGTTAGACATCCAATAG
- the kiaa0753 gene encoding protein moonraker isoform X4, translated as MAANFLKESPMTLGQSKSWVTLGTNRSSRLSQNQLLFNAAMPANAYNRATQVGPPAPIVIEKLMPWVEKRDDLDSTCSSLCFSALSEERLLAAVRLAKRDLKKRRQESLNSSPVRPQPEETTPIKNNVEQKGVVPKGMSKTAGPKEDVIQSGAKVLVYTPQKYVSIPPGPDHGRSPPTKDPGPRQTASKEPHTALIQEVRRLQRELANFIQRIDQLANRGRMVVEPLEPDEQRRVVVRRQEQAARSARIIYVLQQQVKEIQEDLDKLRSQKIQHTNKSRAMDRLAAAHRGAVRAMQVFTNQLSDTSEGRMPSYYKELGQLIRQLSLCSAKVEVGQGSAVPETALDILLKLETLDTALSKQESHAQRRQARVRSSSPARHRRSPHRSTSPPRPPRGSATRGLRGPRRAAGPKKSYPADRRAAPRHQQPPGATEPPPHLHRSQMLSAGLESLVHLREFREGGGQVPNSQGGPLHPDRTKQGAHVRDAGFQQPTVASRLRVCQQPQKEASVPWIPTSPHSPKQQQQRSPQKRPEPRCLFSPLKPSSGPSEQQLAGVVAAEQDQGLTSDRQRQAHNEAIRQAWLDRMTMQRLRDLNQLSKDEAERIQRLRSEVGSPTQWAERAEQEARGRLQPLLNQALQMGAAASQTRDRKATSSLRHQLSEQAADRADESAEVLSEALLEELLADAARAAWAVETDRRTEGLAQLQLQAPTLESMLLRMEEMEKDQEAVRRRFATLTYSDPYYWNRRDTTGPQSSVPISRPVSPQPVRITRPALRHTTTADIVLESPVETGHSVLFEGSNREEVSPGQPGGSSTSPRERWGDGTRISVTASMQRNIQQYRQDHEAYLRLVAHEAVGSFNPWAIADSLSEELMSEALADVAAEFQDVCEEYAEAVFTSEFLQPITSPPPSVPPLDIQ; from the exons atggctgcaaactttctgaAGGAGTCTCCGATGACCTTAGGACAATCAAAAAGCTGGGTCACATTAGGTACAAATCGTAGCTCTCGACTTTCTCAGAATCAG TTACTTTTCAATGCAGCCATGCCTGCCAACGCCTATAACCGTGCTACCCAAGTTGGCCCACCTGCACCCATTGTGATTGAGAAGCTGATGCCCTGGGTAGAGAAGCGGGATGACCTGGATAGCACCTGcagctctctgtgtttctctgctcTGTCTGAGGAGCGTCTGCTGGCTGCAGTCAGGCTGGCCAAGAGAGATCTGAAGAAGAGACGACAGGAGTCATTGAACAGCTCCCCCGTCAGACCACAGCCAGAGGAGACCACTCCCATCAAGAACAATGTGGAGCAG AAGGGGGTTGTTCCTAAGGGGATGTCCAAGACCGCCGGCCCCAAAGAAGATGTGATTCAGTCTGGAGCCAAGGTGCTTGTTTACACCCCCCAGAAGTACGTCTCTATACCCCCTGGGCCTGATCATGGCCGGTCACCCCCAACCAAAGACCCAGGCCCAAGGCAAACAGCCAGCAAGGAGCCCCACACAGCCCTCATCCAGGAGGTCCGCAGGCTGCAGAGAGAGCTGGCCAACTTCATCCAGAGAATAGATCAGCTGGCTAACAGAG GGCGAATGGTTGTAGAGCCCTTGGAGCCTGATGAGCAGCGCAGGGTGGTGGTCCGCAGACAGGAACAGGCAGCCCGCTCTGCACGCATCATCTATGTGCTACAACAACAGGTGAAAGAGATCCAAGAGGATTTAGACAAATTGCGCTCCCAGAAGATTCAGCACACAAACAAA TCCAGAGCGATGGACAGGTTGGCTGCTGCCCACAGAGGGGCGGTCAGGGCCATGCAGGTGTTCACTAATCAGCTGTCTGACACGTCTGAGGGCAGGATGCCCTCCTATTATAAAGAGCTGGGCCAGCTGATCCGCCAGCTGTCTCTGTGCTCGGCCAAGGTGGAGGTGGGCCAGGGATCAGCCGTTCCAGAGACTGCCCTAGACATCCTGCTGAAACTAGAG aCCCTGGATACTGCTCTAAGCAAACAGGAGAGTCACGCACAGAGGAGGCAGGCCCGAGTACGCAGCTCCTCCCCTGCACGCCACCGCAGGTCTCCACATCGCAGCACGTCTCCTCCCCGTCCACCCAGGGGCTCTGCCACCAGGGGTCTCAGAGGACCTCGTAGAGCGGCAGGTCCCAAGAAGTCCTACCCTG CAGATAGGAGAGCGGCCCCTCGTCATCAGCAGCCCCCCGGAGCCACAGAGCCTCCTCCACACCTGCATCGCAGCCAGATGCTCAGTGCTGGCCTGGAGAGTTTGGTCCATCTCAGAGAATTCAGGGAAGGAGGGGGGCAGGTCCCCAACAGTCAAGGAGGACCACTGCACCCCGACAGGACAAAG CAGGGAGCCCATGTGAGGGATGCAGGTTTCCAGCAGCCCACAGTGGCTTCCAGGCTGAGAGTGTGTCAGCAGCCACAGAAGGAGGCCTCTGTGCCCTGGATACCCACGTCACCTCACTctcctaaacaacaacaacagcg CTCCCCTCAGAAGAGGCCAGAGCCTCGATGTCTCTTCTCCCCCCTGAAGCCCTCCTCAGGACCCTCAGAGCAGCAACTAGCTGGTGTGGTGGCAGCGGAGCAGGACCAGGGTCTGACCTCTGATAGACAGAGACAAGCCCACAACGAAGCCATCAG GCAGGCCTGGCTGGACAGGATGACCATGCAGAGACTGAGGGACCTAAATCAGCTGAGTAAAGATGAAGCAGAACGCATCCAGAGACTCCG gtctgaGGTGGGCTCTCCAACCCAGTGGGCTGAGAGAGCTGAGCAGGAGGCCCGAGGGAGACTTCAGCCTCTGTTGAACCAAGCCCTG CAGATGGGAGCTGCTGCATCTCAGACCCGGGACAGAAAGGCCACATCGTCACTAAGGCATCAACTGTCTGAACAGGCTGCAGACAGA gcTGATGAGAGCGCTGAGGTGCTGAGTGAGGCCCTGCTAGAGGAGCTGCTGGCCGATGCAGCGCGGGCCGCCTGGgcggtggagacagacagacggacggagggtttggcccagctcCAGCTCCAAGCCCCCACCCTGGAGAGCATGCTGCTAcgcatggaggagatggag AAAGACCAGGAAGCTGTGAGGAGGCGTTTTGCTACCCTCACATACTCAGACCCTTACTACTGGAACAGAAGGGACACTACTG GGCCCCAGAGTTCTGTTCCAATCTCCAGGCCAGTCTCTCCTCAGCCCGTTAGGATCACCAGGCCAGCACTGAGACACACCACCACAGCTGACATTGTCCTGGAGAGCCCTGTGGAGACCGG ccacAGTGTCCTGTTTGAGGGCAGCAATAGGGAGGAGGTCTCCCCAGGTCAACCTGGCGGCAGCAGCACCTCCCcaagggagaggtggggagacgGGACGCGAATCTCTGTGACAGCCAGCATGCAAAGGAATATCCAGCAATACAGACAGGACCACGAGGCCTACCTCCGCCTGGTAGCCCACGAAGCTGTGGGCAGCTTCAACCCCTGGGCCATTGCAGACAG TCTGTCGGAGGAGCTTATGTCCGAGGCCCTGGCTGACGTTGCAGCAGAGTTCCAGGACGTCTGTGAGGAGTACGCAGAGGCTGTCTTCACCTCCGAGTTCCTTCAGCCAATCACGTCACCTCCTCCTTCAGTTCCACCGTTAGACATCCAATAG
- the kiaa0753 gene encoding protein moonraker isoform X1 — translation MAANFLKESPMTLGQSKSWVTLGTNRSSRLSQNQLLFNAAMPANAYNRATQVGPPAPIVIEKLMPWVEKRDDLDSTCSSLCFSALSEERLLAAVRLAKRDLKKRRQESLNSSPVRPQPEETTPIKNNVEQQKGVVPKGMSKTAGPKEDVIQSGAKVLVYTPQKYVSIPPGPDHGRSPPTKDPGPRQTASKEPHTALIQEVRRLQRELANFIQRIDQLANRGRMVVEPLEPDEQRRVVVRRQEQAARSARIIYVLQQQVKEIQEDLDKLRSQKIQHTNKSRAMDRLAAAHRGAVRAMQVFTNQLSDTSEGRMPSYYKELGQLIRQLSLCSAKVEVGQGSAVPETALDILLKLETLDTALSKQESHAQRRQARVRSSSPARHRRSPHRSTSPPRPPRGSATRGLRGPRRAAGPKKSYPADRRAAPRHQQPPGATEPPPHLHRSQMLSAGLESLVHLREFREGGGQVPNSQGGPLHPDRTKQGAHVRDAGFQQPTVASRLRVCQQPQKEASVPWIPTSPHSPKQQQQRSPQKRPEPRCLFSPLKPSSGPSEQQLAGVVAAEQDQGLTSDRQRQAHNEAIRQAWLDRMTMQRLRDLNQLSKDEAERIQRLRSEVGSPTQWAERAEQEARGRLQPLLNQALQMGAAASQTRDRKATSSLRHQLSEQAADRADESAEVLSEALLEELLADAARAAWAVETDRRTEGLAQLQLQAPTLESMLLRMEEMEKDQEAVRRRFATLTYSDPYYWNRRDTTGPQSSVPISRPVSPQPVRITRPALRHTTTADIVLESPVETGHSVLFEGSNREEVSPGQPGGSSTSPRERWGDGTRISVTASMQRNIQQYRQDHEAYLRLVAHEAVGSFNPWAIADSLSEELMSEALADVAAEFQDVCEEYAEAVFTSEFLQPITSPPPSVPPLDIQ, via the exons atggctgcaaactttctgaAGGAGTCTCCGATGACCTTAGGACAATCAAAAAGCTGGGTCACATTAGGTACAAATCGTAGCTCTCGACTTTCTCAGAATCAG TTACTTTTCAATGCAGCCATGCCTGCCAACGCCTATAACCGTGCTACCCAAGTTGGCCCACCTGCACCCATTGTGATTGAGAAGCTGATGCCCTGGGTAGAGAAGCGGGATGACCTGGATAGCACCTGcagctctctgtgtttctctgctcTGTCTGAGGAGCGTCTGCTGGCTGCAGTCAGGCTGGCCAAGAGAGATCTGAAGAAGAGACGACAGGAGTCATTGAACAGCTCCCCCGTCAGACCACAGCCAGAGGAGACCACTCCCATCAAGAACAATGTGGAGCAG CAGAAGGGGGTTGTTCCTAAGGGGATGTCCAAGACCGCCGGCCCCAAAGAAGATGTGATTCAGTCTGGAGCCAAGGTGCTTGTTTACACCCCCCAGAAGTACGTCTCTATACCCCCTGGGCCTGATCATGGCCGGTCACCCCCAACCAAAGACCCAGGCCCAAGGCAAACAGCCAGCAAGGAGCCCCACACAGCCCTCATCCAGGAGGTCCGCAGGCTGCAGAGAGAGCTGGCCAACTTCATCCAGAGAATAGATCAGCTGGCTAACAGAG GGCGAATGGTTGTAGAGCCCTTGGAGCCTGATGAGCAGCGCAGGGTGGTGGTCCGCAGACAGGAACAGGCAGCCCGCTCTGCACGCATCATCTATGTGCTACAACAACAGGTGAAAGAGATCCAAGAGGATTTAGACAAATTGCGCTCCCAGAAGATTCAGCACACAAACAAA TCCAGAGCGATGGACAGGTTGGCTGCTGCCCACAGAGGGGCGGTCAGGGCCATGCAGGTGTTCACTAATCAGCTGTCTGACACGTCTGAGGGCAGGATGCCCTCCTATTATAAAGAGCTGGGCCAGCTGATCCGCCAGCTGTCTCTGTGCTCGGCCAAGGTGGAGGTGGGCCAGGGATCAGCCGTTCCAGAGACTGCCCTAGACATCCTGCTGAAACTAGAG aCCCTGGATACTGCTCTAAGCAAACAGGAGAGTCACGCACAGAGGAGGCAGGCCCGAGTACGCAGCTCCTCCCCTGCACGCCACCGCAGGTCTCCACATCGCAGCACGTCTCCTCCCCGTCCACCCAGGGGCTCTGCCACCAGGGGTCTCAGAGGACCTCGTAGAGCGGCAGGTCCCAAGAAGTCCTACCCTG CAGATAGGAGAGCGGCCCCTCGTCATCAGCAGCCCCCCGGAGCCACAGAGCCTCCTCCACACCTGCATCGCAGCCAGATGCTCAGTGCTGGCCTGGAGAGTTTGGTCCATCTCAGAGAATTCAGGGAAGGAGGGGGGCAGGTCCCCAACAGTCAAGGAGGACCACTGCACCCCGACAGGACAAAG CAGGGAGCCCATGTGAGGGATGCAGGTTTCCAGCAGCCCACAGTGGCTTCCAGGCTGAGAGTGTGTCAGCAGCCACAGAAGGAGGCCTCTGTGCCCTGGATACCCACGTCACCTCACTctcctaaacaacaacaacagcg CTCCCCTCAGAAGAGGCCAGAGCCTCGATGTCTCTTCTCCCCCCTGAAGCCCTCCTCAGGACCCTCAGAGCAGCAACTAGCTGGTGTGGTGGCAGCGGAGCAGGACCAGGGTCTGACCTCTGATAGACAGAGACAAGCCCACAACGAAGCCATCAG GCAGGCCTGGCTGGACAGGATGACCATGCAGAGACTGAGGGACCTAAATCAGCTGAGTAAAGATGAAGCAGAACGCATCCAGAGACTCCG gtctgaGGTGGGCTCTCCAACCCAGTGGGCTGAGAGAGCTGAGCAGGAGGCCCGAGGGAGACTTCAGCCTCTGTTGAACCAAGCCCTG CAGATGGGAGCTGCTGCATCTCAGACCCGGGACAGAAAGGCCACATCGTCACTAAGGCATCAACTGTCTGAACAGGCTGCAGACAGA gcTGATGAGAGCGCTGAGGTGCTGAGTGAGGCCCTGCTAGAGGAGCTGCTGGCCGATGCAGCGCGGGCCGCCTGGgcggtggagacagacagacggacggagggtttggcccagctcCAGCTCCAAGCCCCCACCCTGGAGAGCATGCTGCTAcgcatggaggagatggag AAAGACCAGGAAGCTGTGAGGAGGCGTTTTGCTACCCTCACATACTCAGACCCTTACTACTGGAACAGAAGGGACACTACTG GGCCCCAGAGTTCTGTTCCAATCTCCAGGCCAGTCTCTCCTCAGCCCGTTAGGATCACCAGGCCAGCACTGAGACACACCACCACAGCTGACATTGTCCTGGAGAGCCCTGTGGAGACCGG ccacAGTGTCCTGTTTGAGGGCAGCAATAGGGAGGAGGTCTCCCCAGGTCAACCTGGCGGCAGCAGCACCTCCCcaagggagaggtggggagacgGGACGCGAATCTCTGTGACAGCCAGCATGCAAAGGAATATCCAGCAATACAGACAGGACCACGAGGCCTACCTCCGCCTGGTAGCCCACGAAGCTGTGGGCAGCTTCAACCCCTGGGCCATTGCAGACAG TCTGTCGGAGGAGCTTATGTCCGAGGCCCTGGCTGACGTTGCAGCAGAGTTCCAGGACGTCTGTGAGGAGTACGCAGAGGCTGTCTTCACCTCCGAGTTCCTTCAGCCAATCACGTCACCTCCTCCTTCAGTTCCACCGTTAGACATCCAATAG